In Xiphophorus maculatus strain JP 163 A chromosome 15, X_maculatus-5.0-male, whole genome shotgun sequence, the following are encoded in one genomic region:
- the LOC111611369 gene encoding uncharacterized protein LOC111611369, with product MWQFWVKLIWAWMSLATPIFGQSGDGDWGSGFDIFPGLMATNDTLESVGDEPARVKNNHLLTPSSAAPSLQFEPQPDKCSVHFSTKAAASAQKLKARREELDYLKTIQRGNKAVVENLEQFVGAELGDQKYEDMIKENIISIQEDHKGCNEDLEKAEEDLRKQLEGDGFAGMEKVREESVVFEEMLRAAADIASRLERSSQTLHVSFTRQLKDIARIHQ from the exons ATGTGGCAGTTTTGGGTGAAGCTCATCTGGGCCTGGATGTCCTTGGCAACCCCGATATTTGGCCAAAGTGGAGATGGCGACTGGGGTTCAGGCTTTGACATCTTCCCTGGCTTAATGGCCACCAATGACACATTGGAGTCTGTTGGTGACGAGCCTGCGAGGGTGAAAAACAACCATCTCTTAACCCCATCATCAGCGGCCCCCTCGCTCCAATTTGAACCCCAACCAGATAAGTGCTCTGTCCACTTCAGCACTAAAGCCGCTGCTTCAGCTCAAAAGCTGAAGGCCCGGCGAGAGGAGCTGGACTACCTGAAGACGATTCAACGAGGCAATAAGGCAGTGGTGGAGAACTTGGAACAGTTTGTGGGGGCAGAGCTGGGGGATCAGAAATATGAAGAtatgattaaagaaaacatcatcaGTATCCAGGAAGACCATAAAGGCTGTAATGAAGATTTAGAGAAAGCTGAAGAAGATCTGAGAAAACAGCTGGAGGGAGATGGCTTCGCTGGGATGGAGAA AGTAAGAGAAGAGTCTGTGGTCTTTGAAGAGATGCTTCGTGCTGCAGCAGACATTGCCAGCAGGTTGGAGAGATCATCCCAAACCCTTCATGTTTCATTTACACGGCAGCTGAAAGACATTGCCAGAATCCACCAATAG